Proteins encoded together in one Candidatus Sulfotelmatobacter sp. window:
- a CDS encoding cation:proton antiporter: MSNSDLASILFLLLLLVGFAQVLGYFAMKLRQPRVVGEILAGVVLGPAMLGRLPFASGLTEAIKHQGNILNFVYWLGLLLLMFLSGAETRNLFTRDERREVGWLTIVGTGIPFALGLALGPRLIRPALAGPNGNRVSLIIILAAGVAVTSVPVVSKIFADLRILHTRFARLVLGVAVLEDIVLWLALAIATALAEKTALDRRALSYHLIATVGFFGLGLTILPRIVKRINKSRFNIVARHSPVAYAIAVLLAYCALAGALDVSLVFAAFLAGFAVVHKKRRLFADALDAIGKVGFAFFIPIYFAIVGLKLDLRRGLSFWMLLTFLVASCVAKILSVALAGRLAGFRGLDLINLAITTNARGGPGIVLASVAFDAGIVSAQFYTTLVLAAVLTSQMAGAWLDYILRRGWPLLAPTFADEAPAVSLEERPFTA, translated from the coding sequence GTGTCGAACTCCGATCTCGCATCAATCTTATTTCTGCTTCTCCTCCTGGTCGGCTTCGCTCAGGTATTGGGTTACTTTGCGATGAAACTGCGCCAGCCACGAGTGGTGGGCGAAATCCTGGCCGGCGTGGTATTAGGGCCCGCCATGCTGGGGCGATTGCCATTCGCCTCTGGTCTGACCGAAGCGATCAAGCATCAAGGGAACATTCTGAATTTTGTGTACTGGCTCGGGCTCCTGCTTCTTATGTTCCTTTCAGGCGCCGAGACCCGCAATCTTTTTACGCGCGACGAACGCCGTGAGGTGGGATGGCTGACCATTGTCGGAACAGGCATTCCTTTCGCTTTGGGGCTGGCGTTGGGGCCGCGGCTGATTCGACCCGCATTGGCCGGACCCAACGGCAACCGGGTTTCGTTGATCATCATTTTGGCCGCCGGAGTCGCGGTCACGTCAGTGCCGGTGGTCTCCAAGATCTTCGCAGATTTAAGAATATTGCACACACGCTTTGCGCGGCTGGTTTTAGGCGTCGCGGTTCTGGAAGATATTGTCCTATGGCTGGCCCTGGCAATCGCTACGGCTCTGGCCGAAAAAACGGCGCTTGATCGGCGAGCGCTCTCCTATCACTTGATCGCAACCGTTGGCTTTTTTGGGTTAGGGCTTACGATTCTCCCGCGCATCGTGAAGCGAATTAACAAATCGCGTTTCAATATTGTGGCACGGCATTCGCCCGTGGCTTATGCCATCGCTGTGCTGCTGGCCTATTGTGCATTGGCTGGAGCGCTTGATGTGAGTTTGGTGTTCGCGGCGTTTCTCGCCGGGTTCGCCGTCGTCCATAAGAAACGCAGACTTTTTGCCGATGCGCTGGACGCAATTGGAAAAGTGGGGTTCGCGTTTTTCATTCCCATATATTTCGCAATTGTTGGACTGAAGCTCGATCTGCGCCGTGGTCTCTCCTTCTGGATGCTGCTTACCTTCCTTGTAGCGAGCTGTGTGGCGAAGATTCTTTCTGTAGCGCTGGCGGGACGACTCGCCGGCTTTCGAGGACTGGATTTGATCAATCTGGCAATCACGACCAACGCCCGGGGCGGGCCCGGCATCGTTCTCGCCAGTGTGGCGTTTGATGCCGGCATCGTCAGCGCGCAGTTCTACACGACTCTGGTATTAGCTGCGGTTCTCACATCCCAGATGGCGGGGGCCTGGCTCGATTACATTCTGCGCCGTGGCTGGCCCTTGTTGGCGCCGACCTTCGCGGACGAAGCTCCTGCCGTCTCGCTTGAAGAGCGTCCCTTCACTGCTTGA
- a CDS encoding alpha/beta hydrolase-fold protein, protein MNREFHKAYSQELHRDMEALVFGHAGMPLVVFPTSMGKFFEYEDRGMIGTLAPKIDRGELQVFCPDAVDTESWYNKGVHPRVRVMRHLQYERYILHEFLPFIRWKNQAWQLALTGCSFGGYHAVNFALKHPDVVTHCVSMSGSFDIHQFLDGYYDDDCYFNNPADFIPNMSDDWFLSRYRQMKIVLGSADWDICLDQNVKFSAMLNNKAIPHWLDVWNDNSKHDWPLWQRMAEKYF, encoded by the coding sequence ATGAATCGCGAATTTCACAAGGCATATAGCCAGGAACTGCATAGGGACATGGAGGCGCTGGTCTTCGGCCACGCCGGGATGCCGCTCGTCGTCTTCCCTACCTCGATGGGCAAGTTCTTCGAGTATGAAGATCGCGGAATGATCGGAACGCTGGCGCCGAAGATCGACCGCGGCGAACTCCAGGTGTTTTGCCCGGACGCCGTCGATACCGAGAGTTGGTACAACAAGGGCGTGCATCCGCGGGTGCGGGTGATGCGCCATCTACAATACGAACGCTACATCCTGCATGAGTTCTTGCCCTTCATCCGGTGGAAGAACCAGGCATGGCAACTGGCTCTAACCGGTTGCAGCTTCGGCGGGTATCACGCGGTCAATTTTGCCTTGAAGCATCCCGACGTGGTAACGCATTGCGTGAGCATGAGCGGATCGTTCGACATCCACCAGTTTCTTGATGGCTATTACGACGACGACTGCTACTTCAACAATCCTGCCGATTTCATTCCAAACATGTCGGATGACTGGTTCTTGAGCCGCTATCGGCAAATGAAGATCGTGCTGGGCTCGGCGGACTGGGATATCTGTCTGGATCAAAATGTAAAGTTTTCGGCAATGTTGAATAACAAGGCAATTCCTCACTGGCTGGACGTTTGGAACGACAATTCAAAGCACGACTGGCCGCTGTGGCAGAGGATGGCCGAAAAATACTTTTGA